A single genomic interval of Gammaproteobacteria bacterium harbors:
- a CDS encoding YheV family putative zinc ribbon protein, giving the protein MKEKVKKHFIAGAICPQCKKFDTIQWIYQAEEHIECVACGYSEKKPELNQNQQK; this is encoded by the coding sequence ATGAAAGAAAAGGTCAAAAAACATTTTATTGCAGGGGCAATATGCCCGCAATGCAAAAAATTCGATACGATACAATGGATTTATCAAGCAGAAGAGCATATCGAATGTGTTGCATGTGGATATTCAGAGAAAAAACCTGAATTAAATCAAAATCAACAGAAGTAG
- a CDS encoding 16S rRNA (uracil(1498)-N(3))-methyltransferase: MHVPRIYTPQELKSGREIVLDTHASMHLLRVLRLKTGESLRVFDGCGHEFHAALSGSQKNLAVVTLADPWLSNPESPLNIHLGQGISRGEKMDYTIQKAVELGVSKITPLFTQYSGVSLTEARIEKRLAHWQAVIINACEQSGRNILPTIEIPMTLAKWLSQRTESLKLMLQPDGDRQLHEFSAIAANVALVVGPEGGFSVEESLSAKQAGFHTLSLGPRILRTETAAPAAIALMQYLWGDFAPHEKNGES; this comes from the coding sequence ATGCACGTACCTCGCATTTACACGCCTCAAGAATTAAAAAGTGGTCGGGAAATAGTTCTAGATACGCATGCCAGCATGCATTTATTGCGGGTGTTACGACTTAAAACTGGGGAAAGCTTACGTGTCTTTGATGGCTGTGGGCATGAGTTTCATGCTGCATTAAGTGGTAGCCAAAAAAATCTGGCCGTGGTGACCTTGGCTGATCCTTGGCTTAGCAATCCCGAATCACCATTAAATATTCATTTAGGACAGGGAATTTCACGTGGTGAAAAAATGGATTATACCATTCAAAAAGCCGTAGAATTGGGTGTAAGCAAAATAACGCCTTTATTTACACAGTATAGCGGTGTTAGCCTAACAGAGGCACGCATAGAAAAACGTCTGGCGCACTGGCAGGCGGTGATTATAAATGCCTGTGAACAATCTGGGCGGAATATATTGCCCACTATTGAAATCCCAATGACTTTAGCCAAGTGGCTGTCTCAAAGAACAGAATCTCTAAAATTGATGCTACAACCTGACGGAGATCGACAATTACATGAATTCTCAGCAATTGCTGCCAATGTTGCTTTAGTGGTTGGACCTGAAGGAGGGTTTAGTGTGGAAGAATCGTTATCGGCTAAACAAGCAGGGTTTCATACTTTGAGTTTAGGTCCGAGGATATTACGTACTGAAACCGCTGCGCCTGCGGCTATTGCATTAATGCAGTATCTTTGGGGAGATTTTGCACCCCATGAAAAAAATGGAGAGTCTTAA
- a CDS encoding LysE family transporter — protein sequence MQDFLLTFLGIASLHFLAVTSPGPDFILATKNALLYPKRQAILTALGISLGIVIHVTYCILGFAVIIAKSIVLFTIIKLLGACYLIYIGIKACLAKDGSTNSTAQHTTVTSPISGWQALKQGFLCNLLNPKATLFFLGLFTLAIKPTTPAWMRIFYGAWMVGVTFLWFTFISLLIANPHVRSRILRIQPIVTKVMGVLLVFFGLDLALFSFKNI from the coding sequence ATGCAAGACTTTTTACTGACCTTCCTCGGCATTGCCAGCTTACATTTTCTGGCAGTCACTTCCCCAGGGCCGGATTTTATTTTGGCCACTAAAAATGCGTTACTCTATCCTAAACGTCAAGCCATACTGACAGCTCTGGGTATTTCTCTGGGAATCGTGATTCACGTGACTTATTGCATCTTAGGTTTCGCTGTGATTATTGCCAAATCCATCGTGTTATTTACGATTATTAAACTGTTAGGCGCTTGTTATTTAATTTATATTGGTATAAAAGCCTGCCTAGCTAAAGATGGCTCGACAAATTCTACCGCACAGCATACGACTGTGACCTCCCCAATATCGGGCTGGCAAGCTTTAAAACAAGGTTTTTTGTGCAATCTACTGAATCCTAAAGCCACATTATTTTTTCTGGGATTATTTACTTTGGCCATTAAACCCACAACTCCCGCCTGGATGCGTATTTTTTATGGTGCTTGGATGGTCGGAGTTACTTTTCTCTGGTTTACTTTTATTAGCCTACTCATTGCCAATCCACATGTAAGGTCTAGAATTCTACGTATACAACCCATTGTGACCAAGGTGATGGGAGTCTTATTGGTATTTTTTGGTTTGGATTTGGCTTTATTTTCTTTTAAAAATATTTAA
- a CDS encoding glycosyltransferase family 9 protein translates to MKKFFKSHPPRILLSRVDNIGDVILTLPMASVLKQHYPDCHIVFMARDYVRDIIRSYPMVDEFLSWNELESATPEQAAKRLKQLNLDLFVHVYPKEVIAKLAAKAKIPYRVGTIRRTYHYFNCNRWVPLRRNRTNLHEAQLNLQLLTPFGIKEKPTLEQLIPRVKLTPPATPLPLDIAQLLDKNRFNLIVHPLSNNNGKEWPLAYYIQLINSLPPNRFNVFVTGSTQEVSALTPLISQCQKAHVICGKLDLAQFLTLIQQCDGLLASGTGPLHMAAAIGIKALGLYPPPMDIDPVRWGPLGPQAEFLVKPSSCFKRCLHPGTRSCPCMDAISVAEVRSVLERWASIN, encoded by the coding sequence ATGAAAAAATTTTTTAAGTCACACCCCCCCAGAATTCTATTAAGCCGCGTTGACAATATCGGCGACGTCATATTGACCCTACCCATGGCCAGTGTACTGAAACAACATTACCCTGATTGCCATATCGTATTTATGGCACGAGATTATGTACGTGATATCATACGTTCATACCCTATGGTAGATGAATTTCTAAGCTGGAATGAGCTGGAATCTGCCACCCCCGAACAAGCTGCTAAGCGCTTAAAACAGCTTAATCTTGATTTGTTTGTGCATGTCTATCCTAAAGAAGTGATCGCTAAACTGGCAGCAAAAGCCAAAATTCCCTATCGGGTGGGCACCATTCGCCGCACTTATCACTACTTTAATTGTAACCGCTGGGTGCCTTTAAGGCGTAATCGCACCAATCTGCATGAAGCGCAACTGAATCTGCAATTGCTTACGCCCTTCGGAATCAAGGAAAAACCTACTTTGGAGCAGTTGATCCCCCGGGTCAAGTTGACGCCACCTGCCACCCCCTTGCCTTTAGATATCGCTCAGCTATTGGACAAAAACCGGTTTAACTTGATTGTCCACCCTCTTTCTAACAATAATGGCAAAGAATGGCCACTAGCTTATTACATACAATTGATTAATTCATTACCCCCCAACCGGTTTAATGTTTTTGTAACGGGTTCAACCCAAGAAGTGTCCGCTTTAACCCCTCTTATCTCTCAATGTCAGAAAGCCCATGTCATCTGCGGCAAACTAGATCTGGCGCAATTTCTTACCCTGATTCAACAATGCGATGGTTTGCTTGCCTCTGGCACAGGGCCATTGCATATGGCAGCCGCCATTGGTATAAAAGCCCTCGGTCTTTACCCACCCCCCATGGATATAGATCCAGTACGCTGGGGGCCGCTTGGACCACAGGCTGAATTTCTCGTTAAACCCTCATCCTGCTTCAAAAGATGCCTACACCCCGGAACCAGAAGCTGTCCTTGCATGGATGCCATTTCTGTTGCAGAAGTCAGGTCTGTGCTGGAACGTTGGGCGTCAATCAATTAG